The following are encoded in a window of Mycobacterium sp. ELW1 genomic DNA:
- a CDS encoding (Fe-S)-binding protein translates to MRIALFATCLADAMFPRAAIATVELLERLGHQVVFPADQTCCGQMHINTGYLGQATGLVRHHVEVFERSGCDVVVAPSGSCVGSVRHQHAMVARRAGDTALAQRAEAMAERTYELSELLVDVLDVRDVGAYYPHRVTYHPTCHSLRLLRVGDKPLQLLRHVRGLTLVELADADTCCGFGGTFAIKNADTSTAMLADKMSAVIASGAEVCAAGDSSCLMHIGGGLSRMRSAVRTVHLAEILAATETR, encoded by the coding sequence ATGCGTATCGCCCTGTTTGCGACCTGTCTGGCCGACGCGATGTTTCCGCGGGCCGCGATCGCGACTGTGGAATTGCTCGAACGGCTCGGGCATCAGGTGGTCTTCCCGGCGGACCAGACGTGTTGCGGTCAGATGCACATCAACACCGGCTATCTCGGGCAGGCGACGGGCTTGGTGCGCCACCACGTGGAGGTGTTCGAGCGCAGCGGCTGCGATGTGGTGGTCGCGCCGTCCGGATCGTGCGTCGGCTCGGTACGCCACCAGCATGCGATGGTGGCCCGCCGGGCCGGTGATACCGCGCTGGCGCAGCGCGCCGAGGCGATGGCGGAACGTACCTACGAACTGTCCGAATTGTTGGTCGACGTTCTCGATGTGCGCGATGTCGGTGCCTACTATCCGCACCGGGTCACCTACCACCCGACCTGCCATTCGCTGCGGCTGCTGCGTGTCGGTGACAAGCCCCTTCAATTGCTTCGCCACGTGCGCGGCCTGACCTTGGTGGAGCTGGCCGACGCGGACACCTGCTGCGGTTTCGGCGGCACCTTCGCGATCAAGAACGCCGACACCTCCACCGCGATGCTGGCCGACAAGATGTCGGCGGTCATCGCCTCCGGCGCCGAAGTGTGTGCGGCCGGCGACAGTTCGTGCCTGATGCACATCGGCGGTGGCCTGAGCCGGATGCGGTCGGCGGTGCGTACCGTGCATCTCGCCGAGATCCTGGCCGCGACGGAGACGCGTTGA
- a CDS encoding potassium transporter Kup, giving the protein MSTVTKARTGIVVGALGVVFGDIGTSPIYTVQTLFNPGDPHPVPITPANVYGVVSLIFWSVMVIVTLTYVTLVMRADNDGEGGVMALITLVRRLGRRSSPRVIAALSALGILGAALFFGDSMITPAISVLSAVEGLKVVDPSLSELVVPITAVIIVGLFAVQRRGTAAVGRFFGPVMIVWFLVIGACGVRGISGHPQILKALSPTYALEFIFGHFHIAFFALAAVVLSVTGAEALYADMGHFGRKAITWGWLGLVLPALVLNYLGQGALLLGNQSVVNAPFFLLVPPGWELPMAILATAATVIASQAVITGAYSVASQAAQLGYLPRLRIAHTSASSIGQIYVPWINGMLMVAVLILVFAFRSSAALGYAYGMAVTGTITITTLLFLYIAHTRWRWPLWMVVIGGGALLTVDLMFLAANLTKLVHGAWLPLLIGLVTFTVLITWQRGSAIVVSARDKAEGPLQPFIDEINSHTPPYPRIPGTAVFLNRESETAPLSMRANVDHNHVVPERVIILSIVVPPSPRVPDDERITVDDLGDPDDGIYYVAAQFGYMERPDVPAALRLVDPADVGGEIDLDSTSYFLSKIELVPGDQPTMAPWRKRIFIATSLMAADSAGYFGLPTSQTVLIGSRIQV; this is encoded by the coding sequence GTGAGCACGGTGACCAAGGCCCGTACCGGGATAGTCGTCGGTGCGCTGGGCGTGGTGTTCGGTGACATCGGCACCAGCCCGATCTACACCGTGCAGACGCTGTTCAACCCGGGCGACCCGCACCCCGTTCCTATTACTCCCGCCAACGTCTACGGCGTGGTCTCCCTGATCTTCTGGTCGGTGATGGTCATCGTCACGCTCACCTACGTCACGCTCGTCATGCGCGCCGACAACGACGGTGAAGGCGGTGTGATGGCGCTCATCACGCTGGTGCGCAGGCTGGGACGCAGGTCCAGCCCGCGGGTCATCGCGGCATTGTCGGCCCTTGGAATCCTGGGCGCCGCACTGTTTTTCGGTGACAGCATGATCACCCCGGCCATCTCGGTGTTGTCCGCGGTGGAGGGCCTCAAGGTCGTCGACCCGTCGCTGTCGGAGTTGGTGGTGCCGATCACCGCGGTCATCATCGTCGGGCTGTTCGCGGTACAGCGGCGCGGCACCGCCGCGGTCGGACGGTTCTTCGGTCCGGTGATGATCGTCTGGTTCCTCGTGATCGGCGCGTGCGGGGTGCGCGGCATCTCCGGGCATCCGCAGATCCTCAAGGCGCTGTCGCCGACGTACGCGCTGGAGTTCATCTTCGGCCACTTCCACATCGCGTTCTTCGCGCTGGCTGCCGTCGTTCTGTCGGTCACCGGCGCCGAGGCGCTCTACGCCGACATGGGCCACTTCGGCCGCAAGGCGATCACCTGGGGCTGGCTGGGTCTTGTGCTGCCGGCTCTGGTGCTCAACTACCTCGGCCAGGGTGCCTTGCTGCTGGGCAACCAGAGTGTGGTGAATGCGCCGTTCTTCCTGCTCGTGCCTCCCGGCTGGGAGCTGCCGATGGCGATACTGGCCACCGCGGCGACGGTGATCGCGTCGCAGGCGGTGATCACCGGCGCGTATTCGGTGGCCTCCCAAGCCGCGCAGCTCGGTTACCTGCCGCGGCTGCGGATCGCCCACACCTCGGCGTCGTCGATCGGCCAGATCTACGTCCCGTGGATCAACGGGATGCTGATGGTGGCGGTGCTGATTCTTGTGTTCGCCTTCCGGAGTTCGGCGGCGCTGGGCTACGCCTACGGGATGGCGGTCACCGGCACGATCACCATCACCACCTTGCTGTTCCTGTACATCGCCCACACCCGGTGGCGGTGGCCGCTGTGGATGGTGGTCATCGGCGGAGGTGCACTGCTGACGGTGGATCTGATGTTCCTGGCCGCCAACCTCACCAAGCTCGTGCACGGCGCCTGGCTGCCTCTGCTGATCGGCTTGGTCACCTTCACGGTCCTGATCACCTGGCAGCGGGGCAGCGCGATCGTGGTGAGTGCCCGGGACAAAGCCGAAGGGCCGCTGCAGCCCTTCATCGACGAGATCAACAGCCACACACCGCCCTACCCGCGGATCCCTGGCACCGCGGTGTTCCTGAACCGCGAGAGCGAGACGGCGCCGTTGTCGATGCGGGCCAACGTCGACCACAACCACGTCGTGCCCGAGCGGGTGATCATTCTGTCGATCGTCGTTCCGCCTTCGCCCCGGGTGCCCGACGACGAGCGGATCACCGTCGACGACCTCGGCGACCCGGATGACGGCATCTATTACGTGGCAGCTCAATTCGGCTACATGGAGCGACCCGACGTGCCTGCGGCGTTGCGGTTGGTGGACCCGGCCGACGTGGGTGGCGAGATCGACCTCGACAGCACCTCCTACTTCCTGTCCAAGATCGAACTCGTTCCCGGTGATCAGCCGACGATGGCGCCCTGGCGGAAAAGGATCTTCATCGCCACGTCGTTGATGGCCGCAGATTCCGCGGGATACTTCGGGCTCCCGACCAGTCAGACGGTGCTGATCGGATCCCGAATTCAGGTTTAG
- a CDS encoding FAD-dependent oxidoreductase: protein MTDSTTVAIVGGGPAGMVLGLLLARAGIDVTVLEKHADFLRDFRGDTVHPTTLRLLDELGLGERFAALPHSTHPPRGERFAALPHSKVDHAELTVGGTSLTMVDFRRLRQPHPYIAMVPQWDLLNLLAEAGRAEPTYTLRLCHEVTGLLRSGVGVTGVTYTSPDDDGELRADLTVACDGRTSIVRQSAGLVARDFPVPFDVWWFRLPRDSSAEYTLIPRITAGRMLIMIPREGYFQLAYLIPKGSDQQLRAQGLDALKAELAELVPEADTDTLTSFDQVKFLDVRLNRLSRWHTDGLLCLGDAAHAMSPVGGVGINMAIQDAVGAATLLADPLRRGAVTDRDLAAVRKRRLPPAAVTQAVQRLLHKRLVAPILNGDNADPPAAVTALVRRLPWLSVIPAYLVGVGVRPEHAPEFARR, encoded by the coding sequence ATGACCGACTCCACGACTGTGGCGATCGTCGGCGGCGGCCCCGCCGGCATGGTGCTCGGACTGCTGCTGGCCAGGGCCGGCATCGACGTCACCGTGCTGGAGAAGCACGCCGACTTCCTGCGCGACTTCCGCGGCGACACAGTGCATCCCACGACCCTTCGGCTGCTCGACGAGCTCGGCTTGGGGGAGCGTTTCGCGGCCTTGCCGCACAGCACCCACCCCCCCCGCGGGGAGCGTTTCGCGGCCTTGCCGCACAGCAAGGTCGATCACGCCGAACTCACCGTGGGCGGCACCTCGCTGACGATGGTGGACTTCCGGCGGCTGCGCCAGCCGCACCCGTACATCGCGATGGTGCCCCAGTGGGATCTGCTCAACCTGCTCGCCGAGGCCGGCCGCGCGGAGCCCACGTACACGCTCCGCCTCTGTCATGAGGTGACCGGACTGCTACGAAGCGGTGTCGGGGTTACCGGGGTGACCTACACCTCGCCGGACGACGACGGCGAACTACGGGCCGACCTCACCGTGGCCTGCGACGGCCGGACGTCGATCGTGCGGCAGAGCGCCGGCCTGGTGGCCCGGGACTTCCCAGTGCCGTTCGACGTGTGGTGGTTTCGGCTGCCGCGGGACAGCAGCGCCGAGTACACCCTGATTCCCCGGATCACCGCCGGACGCATGTTGATCATGATTCCGCGGGAGGGTTACTTCCAGCTCGCCTACCTGATCCCGAAGGGCAGCGACCAGCAACTGCGGGCACAAGGACTGGATGCGTTGAAAGCCGAACTGGCCGAACTGGTTCCGGAGGCCGACACCGACACCCTGACCTCGTTCGACCAAGTCAAGTTCCTCGACGTCCGGCTCAACCGGCTCAGTCGCTGGCACACCGACGGACTGCTGTGTCTCGGCGATGCAGCTCACGCGATGTCCCCGGTCGGCGGTGTCGGCATCAACATGGCCATCCAGGACGCGGTAGGTGCGGCGACGCTGCTGGCCGACCCGCTGCGGCGCGGCGCGGTCACCGACCGTGACCTGGCTGCCGTTCGTAAACGCCGGCTGCCGCCCGCCGCGGTCACCCAGGCCGTGCAGCGCCTCTTGCACAAGCGGCTGGTGGCGCCGATCCTGAACGGGGACAACGCCGATCCGCCGGCGGCGGTCACGGCCTTGGTTCGGCGGTTGCCGTGGCTCTCGGTGATCCCGGCCTACCTGGTCGGCGTCGGGGTGCGGCCCGAGCATGCCCCGGAGTTTGCCCGCCGCTAG
- a CDS encoding TetR/AcrR family transcriptional regulator, protein MGTTRRPVRAERALLAGDEARNRLLEAASRCIVRRGNTQIRMAEVAAEAGVVRSTVYRYFPTRDDLLLGLLLTRIDAALAAHVSSLPQPDDASASIQELLLVPVQSVVGDALNEALMSGESTAVTTALEIGSEQIVDVVLRHYGPLFERWQAAGSLHPDLDRRETARWLHTASLFLLAPVWRHRPVEAKRLFVEQYLLRALVPNFA, encoded by the coding sequence ATGGGAACAACTCGTCGTCCCGTGCGCGCCGAACGGGCACTGCTTGCCGGCGATGAGGCGCGCAACCGACTGCTCGAAGCCGCAAGCCGGTGCATCGTGCGCCGGGGCAACACCCAGATCCGGATGGCTGAAGTCGCCGCCGAAGCCGGCGTGGTCCGCTCGACGGTGTACCGCTATTTCCCGACCCGCGACGACCTTCTGCTCGGGCTGCTGCTGACCCGAATCGACGCCGCGCTGGCCGCGCACGTCTCATCGCTACCGCAGCCCGACGACGCGTCGGCCTCGATCCAGGAACTGCTGCTCGTTCCCGTCCAATCCGTGGTCGGCGACGCGCTGAACGAAGCCCTGATGTCCGGCGAGAGTACGGCGGTGACGACCGCACTCGAGATCGGTTCCGAGCAGATCGTCGACGTCGTGCTGCGGCACTACGGTCCACTGTTCGAACGATGGCAGGCTGCGGGCAGTCTGCATCCCGATCTCGACCGGCGGGAGACGGCGCGCTGGCTGCACACCGCGTCGTTGTTCCTGCTCGCTCCCGTGTGGCGGCATCGGCCCGTCGAGGCCAAAAGACTCTTCGTCGAGCAGTACCTCCTGCGCGCGCTGGTGCCGAACTTCGCGTGA
- a CDS encoding SDR family oxidoreductase — MSKPLAGRRTVVTGAASGLGAAAVRALTAAGAEVVATYHQTEPADDSQAIWVQCDARDADSVNSMVDAAVAAMGGLDVLVNAAGLWHQGVPGQITTADIDFVLDTNVKTTILTNQAAHAVMRKSGGRIINFGSAEAVMGSPISAVYAAAKGAVQAWTRSAAKAWASDNVTVNALAPAMQTRGADRLREFLGPDAAPFIDQQIKATIPLGGALGDPDRDLGPVLVFLAGEGSHFITGQLLPVDGGLIMVGG; from the coding sequence ATGAGCAAGCCACTCGCCGGACGCCGCACGGTGGTCACCGGTGCGGCCAGCGGGCTGGGCGCCGCGGCAGTCCGGGCCCTGACCGCCGCCGGTGCCGAGGTCGTTGCGACCTATCACCAGACCGAACCCGCCGACGACTCGCAGGCCATCTGGGTGCAGTGCGACGCCCGAGACGCCGACTCGGTGAACTCGATGGTCGACGCCGCGGTGGCGGCGATGGGCGGCCTCGACGTACTGGTCAACGCGGCGGGACTGTGGCATCAGGGGGTGCCCGGTCAGATCACCACCGCCGACATCGACTTCGTCCTCGACACCAACGTCAAGACCACGATCCTGACCAACCAGGCCGCGCACGCGGTGATGCGTAAATCCGGTGGGCGCATCATCAATTTCGGCTCGGCCGAGGCGGTCATGGGCAGTCCGATCTCCGCGGTGTACGCCGCGGCCAAAGGCGCGGTGCAGGCCTGGACCCGCTCGGCGGCGAAGGCCTGGGCGTCGGACAACGTGACCGTCAATGCACTGGCGCCGGCCATGCAGACGCGCGGGGCGGACCGACTTCGCGAATTCCTCGGCCCGGATGCGGCGCCGTTCATCGATCAGCAGATCAAAGCCACCATCCCGCTGGGTGGTGCGCTCGGCGATCCCGACCGCGACCTCGGCCCCGTGCTGGTGTTCCTGGCCGGTGAGGGTTCGCACTTCATCACCGGCCAACTGCTGCCGGTCGATGGTGGGCTAATCATGGTCGGCGGCTGA
- a CDS encoding zinc-binding dehydrogenase — protein MKATIITGPGQTDVVDVADPVVGPADVLVKIRACGICGSDALYISMGGLPPRQGRMPLGHEPAGEVIEVGRDVTGINVGDHVVINPIGAPSGIIGNGGAAGALAEYLLVENAVRGQSIEVIPADIPFDVAALNEPMAVARHGVNQTKPTPADKVAVFGAGPIGLGATIAYKALGVNHVTVVDLIGSRLDKALAVGADSVINAGDEDVARRLIALHGKGTAMWPGKSGTDIYLDAAGAPTVINTALASAQIGARLGVVAVHKEPVPVDFVNIMANEITVVGSMGYPTEIFEVTQDLVTNWEKYAVIVSHTFDFSDVQGALQTALTPGAADKVVVTFA, from the coding sequence ATGAAAGCAACGATAATCACCGGACCCGGTCAGACCGACGTCGTCGATGTCGCCGACCCGGTGGTGGGACCCGCTGACGTCCTGGTGAAGATCAGAGCCTGCGGTATCTGCGGCTCGGACGCGCTGTACATCTCGATGGGTGGGCTGCCCCCGCGTCAGGGCCGTATGCCGCTCGGGCATGAACCGGCCGGCGAGGTCATCGAGGTCGGCCGCGACGTCACCGGCATCAACGTCGGCGACCACGTGGTGATCAACCCCATCGGCGCACCGAGCGGAATCATCGGTAACGGCGGCGCTGCCGGAGCGCTGGCCGAATACCTCCTCGTCGAAAACGCGGTGCGGGGGCAGAGCATCGAGGTGATCCCGGCCGACATCCCGTTCGACGTCGCCGCCCTCAACGAGCCGATGGCCGTCGCCCGCCACGGCGTCAACCAGACCAAACCCACACCGGCGGACAAAGTGGCGGTTTTCGGTGCCGGGCCGATCGGCCTGGGCGCCACCATCGCCTACAAGGCCCTGGGCGTCAATCACGTGACGGTGGTGGACCTGATCGGGTCGCGGCTGGACAAGGCGCTGGCCGTCGGCGCCGACTCGGTGATCAATGCCGGCGATGAGGATGTGGCGCGGCGCCTCATCGCGTTGCACGGCAAGGGCACAGCAATGTGGCCGGGCAAGTCGGGCACCGACATCTACCTCGACGCGGCCGGCGCACCCACGGTGATCAACACCGCGCTGGCGTCAGCACAGATCGGTGCACGGCTGGGGGTGGTCGCCGTGCACAAGGAGCCGGTGCCGGTGGACTTCGTCAACATCATGGCCAACGAGATCACCGTCGTCGGATCGATGGGCTATCCCACCGAAATCTTCGAAGTGACCCAGGATCTCGTGACCAACTGGGAGAAGTACGCGGTGATCGTCAGCCACACCTTCGATTTCAGCGACGTGCAGGGCGCACTACAGACCGCGCTCACCCCGGGTGCCGCCGACAAGGTCGTCGTCACCTTCGCCTAG
- a CDS encoding LLM class flavin-dependent oxidoreductase, with product MTTPLDIGIYVPQMGFGYADVLHRAQRCEELGLGSLWLYDHMYGPGIPDIDSLEGWTLATALLSRTERLRVGHLVLCNQFRHPAVLAKMATTLDQISNGRLELGIGSGSIDDEHHRLGLDWGTFAERSERLQETLEILTQAFAERRIDFSGAYFTVHDMPIRPGPVQHPRPPIVVGGSGEKYTLPLVARYADVWNVPTYALGEMEHKLTVLRAICEDIGRDPGSIVMSVEAVLALAPDSAALEGVRQVAEKRFGGPGFGLHEGGLIGTPAAIVDRLGQLRDMGFTQVVFFTHDRASDATLELLAAEVLPQL from the coding sequence GTGACCACGCCTCTCGACATCGGGATCTACGTCCCGCAGATGGGGTTCGGCTACGCCGACGTACTGCACCGCGCGCAACGCTGTGAGGAACTCGGCCTCGGCTCGTTGTGGCTCTACGACCACATGTACGGCCCCGGCATCCCCGACATCGACTCGTTGGAGGGCTGGACGCTGGCCACCGCTCTGCTGAGCCGCACCGAGCGCCTGCGTGTGGGACACCTGGTGCTGTGCAACCAGTTTCGTCACCCCGCCGTGCTGGCCAAGATGGCCACCACCCTGGACCAGATATCGAACGGTCGGCTGGAGCTGGGTATCGGCAGCGGATCCATCGACGACGAACACCACCGGCTCGGACTGGACTGGGGCACGTTCGCGGAGCGGTCCGAGCGACTCCAGGAGACGCTGGAGATCCTGACCCAGGCGTTCGCCGAGCGGCGGATCGATTTCAGCGGAGCCTATTTCACCGTTCACGACATGCCGATCAGACCCGGCCCTGTTCAACACCCACGCCCGCCGATCGTGGTGGGCGGATCCGGCGAGAAGTACACCCTGCCGCTGGTCGCCCGCTATGCCGACGTCTGGAATGTGCCCACCTATGCCCTCGGCGAGATGGAGCACAAACTGACCGTGCTGCGAGCGATCTGCGAGGACATCGGCCGGGATCCAGGCTCCATCGTGATGTCGGTGGAAGCCGTGCTGGCTCTGGCGCCGGATTCTGCCGCGTTGGAGGGTGTGCGCCAGGTTGCCGAGAAGCGGTTCGGCGGGCCGGGTTTCGGTCTGCACGAGGGCGGGCTGATTGGTACGCCTGCAGCGATCGTCGACCGTCTGGGCCAGCTTCGGGACATGGGCTTCACGCAGGTGGTGTTCTTCACCCACGATCGCGCGTCGGACGCGACCCTGGAGCTGCTGGCCGCCGAGGTACTCCCGCAGCTCTAG
- a CDS encoding TetR/AcrR family transcriptional regulator — protein sequence MSPAGTTAVIPDDDETSSRRRILNATAEVLARSGQTKLSLSEVALQAGVSRPTLYRWFASKTELLDAFGAYEREMFDTGISRATAGLRGTDKLDAALQFIVSYQQTYSGVRLIDIEPEVVIAQLDRILPLMRTRLQRLLSGPNAEIKAATAIRVAVSHYVVRSDDADQFLAQLRHAVGIKQ from the coding sequence GTGAGCCCGGCAGGAACCACCGCTGTGATCCCCGACGACGACGAAACCTCGTCGCGGCGACGCATCCTCAATGCCACCGCCGAAGTGCTCGCCCGCAGCGGGCAGACCAAGCTCAGCTTGTCCGAGGTCGCTCTGCAGGCCGGCGTGTCCCGGCCCACCCTGTACCGCTGGTTCGCGTCCAAGACCGAGTTGCTCGACGCGTTCGGCGCCTACGAGCGAGAGATGTTCGACACCGGCATCAGCCGCGCCACCGCGGGACTGCGCGGCACCGACAAACTCGACGCGGCGCTGCAGTTCATCGTCTCCTACCAACAGACCTACTCCGGGGTCCGGCTCATCGATATCGAACCCGAGGTGGTCATCGCCCAGCTGGACCGCATCCTGCCGCTGATGCGGACCCGGCTGCAGCGGCTGTTGAGCGGACCCAACGCAGAGATCAAGGCCGCCACCGCAATTCGCGTTGCGGTATCACACTACGTGGTCCGCAGCGACGACGCCGACCAGTTCCTGGCCCAGCTGCGCCACGCCGTCGGCATCAAGCAGTGA